The following proteins are encoded in a genomic region of Elusimicrobiota bacterium:
- a CDS encoding DsrE family protein produces the protein MNRLGLLAAALFSGLLLFGCAESRERPPKFLIILQAGTESHEGLARALHALLYAKELKEAGYAVTLVFDGAGTGWAEAFRDPKNKLHDRYKGLKNLQVVEEICDFCAGAFKVKGKLKQMSDATLVGEFEGHPSLKKWVAQGYQIIVL, from the coding sequence ATGAATAGGCTTGGTCTTTTGGCCGCAGCGCTCTTTAGCGGACTTTTGCTTTTTGGCTGCGCCGAATCACGAGAGCGGCCGCCTAAATTTCTCATCATCCTTCAGGCGGGCACCGAAAGTCACGAGGGGTTGGCCCGCGCTCTCCATGCCCTGCTCTATGCGAAGGAGCTTAAAGAGGCGGGTTACGCCGTGACGCTTGTTTTTGACGGCGCAGGAACGGGCTGGGCCGAGGCTTTTCGCGATCCCAAGAATAAGCTTCACGATAGATACAAGGGACTTAAAAATCTGCAGGTGGTCGAAGAAATCTGCGACTTCTGTGCCGGGGCTTTCAAGGTTAAGGGTAAATTGAAACAGATGTCGGACGCCACGCTGGTGGGAGAATTTGAGGGCCATCCCAGCCTCAAGAAGTGGGTTGCTCAAGGCTATCAGATTATTGTTCTTTGA
- a CDS encoding cytochrome c biogenesis protein CcdA — protein sequence MSFLAGVASFLSPCVLPLVPGYISFISGISLEELSQGADRRAIIRRAGVGSIFFVLGFAMVFTMLGASASAIGRLLEAHMQVFSKLAGAMIILFGLHTIGVVPIKWLYYEKRIKTGKFQPSWAGAFAMGFAFAFGWTPCIGPILSGILALAAVQATVKQGMFLLFVYSLGLGIPFILTGFGTAAFLQFFNRYKRYIRWGEIAAGILLVVVGALIFSNRLTKLIALFPSWLFKFAL from the coding sequence ATGTCATTCTTGGCTGGCGTGGCTTCGTTTTTGTCTCCTTGCGTTTTGCCTTTGGTTCCGGGCTATATTTCTTTTATCTCTGGCATATCTCTAGAGGAGCTCTCTCAAGGCGCTGACCGCCGGGCCATCATTCGCCGCGCGGGAGTGGGCTCCATTTTTTTCGTCTTGGGCTTTGCGATGGTATTTACCATGCTGGGCGCCTCGGCCTCAGCCATCGGCCGCCTTCTTGAGGCCCACATGCAGGTATTCTCCAAGCTGGCGGGGGCGATGATTATTCTTTTTGGACTCCACACCATCGGCGTCGTTCCTATCAAATGGCTTTATTACGAGAAGCGAATCAAGACAGGAAAATTTCAGCCCAGTTGGGCCGGGGCCTTTGCAATGGGCTTCGCGTTCGCCTTCGGCTGGACTCCCTGCATCGGCCCAATTCTCTCTGGAATCCTGGCGTTGGCCGCGGTGCAGGCGACTGTAAAACAGGGAATGTTTCTTCTTTTTGTCTATTCCCTTGGTCTTGGAATTCCTTTTATACTCACAGGTTTTGGGACAGCTGCCTTCCTGCAATTCTTTAACCGTTACAAGCGCTATATCCGTTGGGGAGAAATCGCGGCAGGCATTCTTCTTGTTGTGGTAGGAGCCCTCATTTTTTCAAACCGGCTGACCAAGCTAATCGCCCTATTTCCCTCATGGCTCTTTAAGTTTGCCTTATGA
- a CDS encoding thioredoxin domain-containing protein produces MASDSQASNSQGKPNHLIREKSPYLQQHAYNPVEWHPWGEEAFQKARRENKPIFLSIGYSTCHWCHVMEKESFSDPKIAAIMNKYFVSIKVDREERPDVDKIYMTAVQAMTGAGGWPLSAWLTPDLKPFFGGTYFPPDSRWGRPGFSQILERTAELWKTQRDKLVSSSNDLTEKIQQYMTVEGRQGPLEPAALESGFKSYQSSYQASRGGFGGAPKFPMPVNHNFLLRYWARAKDSKALDMSLHTLREMAKGGIYDHLGGGFHRYSTDDKWHIPHFEKMLYDNAQLAVNYLEAYQISREEGFAQVVRETLEYVLRDMTHPQGGFYSAEDADSLPPELAGKVSDKGHEHKSEGAFYIWEKEEILRIAGQEAGEIFSYRYGIEPTGNAESDPQGEFKNKNILYIAHGMPDTAKKFQKSEKETQRILQETKQKLFEARAKRPRPHLDDKVLVSWNGLMISAFAKAAQILGEPRYAKAAERSAAFIQTSLYDLKTKRLYRRWREGESKVPGIADDYAFLVQGLLDLYEATFDARWLEWAIELTETQNKLFYDSQNGGFYMTAIGHDKNLLVRTKEDSDNVEPSASSIAALNLLRLAQFTDRKDFREAAEKTLTLFAQQLKQQPRSLPQMLAALDFYLSKPKQIVIAGEPSDQDMKEMLEEIHRRFMPNKILLVVNGGKNRETLIQWLPFLKGIVPIGGKATAYVCIDYACELPTNDLKILGLILDGSRPSQGR; encoded by the coding sequence ATGGCTTCAGATTCGCAAGCGTCCAATTCTCAAGGAAAACCCAATCATCTCATCCGGGAAAAAAGTCCCTATTTGCAACAGCATGCCTACAATCCCGTGGAATGGCATCCTTGGGGCGAGGAAGCGTTTCAAAAGGCCCGCCGGGAAAACAAACCCATTTTCCTCTCCATCGGGTATTCCACCTGCCATTGGTGCCATGTCATGGAGAAGGAATCCTTCTCTGATCCCAAGATCGCGGCAATCATGAATAAATATTTTGTTTCGATTAAAGTGGACCGGGAGGAGCGTCCGGACGTGGATAAAATCTACATGACAGCGGTCCAGGCCATGACCGGCGCCGGCGGCTGGCCACTTTCGGCATGGCTGACGCCTGATCTCAAGCCATTCTTTGGCGGCACCTACTTTCCACCGGATTCCCGCTGGGGCAGGCCGGGATTTTCTCAGATTTTAGAAAGGACCGCGGAACTCTGGAAAACACAGCGCGACAAGCTTGTTTCCTCCAGCAATGATCTGACCGAGAAGATTCAGCAATACATGACAGTGGAGGGACGCCAGGGGCCACTGGAGCCCGCGGCCCTTGAGAGCGGATTTAAGTCCTACCAGAGCTCTTATCAGGCCTCAAGAGGGGGTTTTGGCGGCGCTCCCAAGTTTCCCATGCCGGTCAATCATAACTTCCTCCTGCGTTACTGGGCGCGTGCCAAAGATTCCAAAGCCCTGGATATGTCCCTTCACACGTTGCGCGAGATGGCCAAGGGCGGGATTTACGACCACCTAGGAGGCGGATTCCACCGTTATTCCACGGACGACAAATGGCATATCCCCCATTTTGAAAAGATGCTCTACGACAACGCCCAGCTTGCGGTCAATTACTTGGAGGCCTATCAGATCAGCAGAGAGGAGGGATTCGCCCAAGTTGTCCGCGAAACTCTGGAATATGTTCTGCGTGACATGACCCATCCCCAGGGCGGCTTTTATTCCGCCGAAGATGCGGATAGCCTCCCGCCGGAGTTGGCGGGCAAGGTTTCGGATAAAGGCCATGAGCACAAATCGGAAGGAGCTTTTTATATTTGGGAGAAGGAAGAAATTTTGCGGATTGCGGGCCAGGAGGCTGGAGAGATTTTTAGCTACCGCTACGGTATTGAGCCCACCGGCAACGCCGAGTCTGACCCCCAGGGAGAGTTCAAAAATAAAAATATTCTCTACATCGCCCACGGTATGCCCGATACAGCCAAAAAGTTCCAAAAATCAGAAAAAGAGACGCAGAGGATTCTCCAAGAAACCAAACAAAAACTTTTCGAAGCGCGCGCCAAGAGGCCAAGGCCCCATTTAGACGACAAGGTTCTGGTTTCCTGGAACGGCCTCATGATCTCGGCTTTCGCCAAGGCAGCTCAAATTTTGGGTGAGCCTCGATACGCTAAAGCCGCGGAGCGCTCCGCCGCCTTCATTCAAACCAGTCTGTACGACTTAAAGACAAAAAGGCTTTATCGAAGATGGAGAGAGGGCGAAAGCAAGGTGCCTGGTATCGCCGATGACTACGCGTTTCTGGTTCAGGGGCTTTTGGATCTTTATGAAGCAACCTTTGATGCCAGGTGGCTAGAATGGGCGATTGAGCTTACCGAAACGCAAAACAAACTCTTTTACGATTCTCAAAACGGGGGATTCTACATGACCGCTATCGGCCATGACAAAAATCTTCTGGTTCGAACCAAAGAAGATTCAGACAACGTAGAGCCCTCGGCCAGCTCTATTGCGGCCTTGAATCTTTTGCGTTTGGCGCAGTTCACGGATCGTAAAGATTTCCGGGAGGCTGCGGAAAAAACCTTGACCCTTTTCGCCCAACAATTGAAGCAACAGCCGCGTTCCCTGCCTCAGATGCTGGCGGCTTTGGACTTTTATCTTTCTAAACCTAAGCAGATCGTTATTGCCGGGGAACCCTCGGATCAAGATATGAAAGAGATGCTTGAGGAAATCCACCGCCGCTTTATGCCAAACAAAATTCTCCTGGTGGTTAATGGCGGGAAAAACAGAGAAACCTTGATCCAATGGCTGCCTTTTTTGAAGGGCATCGTGCCTATTGGGGGCAAGGCAACCGCCTATGTCTGCATTGACTATGCCTGCGAGCTTCCTACCAATGATCTCAAAATTTTGGGATTGATTTTGGATGGCTCGCGCCCCAGCCAGGGCAGGTAA
- a CDS encoding mercuric reductase gives MVKEVIVEPWDEHNKTLVSNAHPPDWINPEPASRYNLVVIGAGTAGLVTAAGAAGLGAKVALVEKHLLGGDCLNVGCVPSKALIRASRAIADVQGAADYGVVVPPGAKVDFPAVMERMRRLRAQISPNDSVQRFKNLGVDVFLGEAKFTGPDTVEIEGKRLRFTKAVIASGARAIELPIPGLKEAGYLTNETIFSLTELPRRLAVVGAGPIGCEMAQAFLRFGSEVYLMEALGQTLIREDRDAAQIIEKAFVREGIKFSCNHNVVKVEKRGAEKVVFTQCDCHKGGIAVDQILVGVGRAPNVEGLNLEAVAVEYDKKSGVHVNDRLETSNLRIYAAGDICSAYKFTHTADATARIVIQNALFMGRKKASALTIPWCTYTDPEIAHVGLYEKDAKERSIPVDTFIQEFKEVDRALLDGENEGMIKVHVEKGTDRILGATIVARHAGEMISEITLAMTNGIGLKGIAQTIHPYPTQAECIKKIGDAYNRTRLTPFAKTILEKWLRWNR, from the coding sequence ATTGGATTAATCCAGAACCAGCTTCCCGTTACAATCTTGTAGTAATCGGAGCTGGTACAGCAGGTTTGGTAACCGCGGCCGGGGCCGCCGGCCTTGGAGCCAAGGTAGCCTTGGTCGAGAAACATCTTTTAGGCGGTGATTGCCTCAACGTGGGCTGCGTGCCTTCCAAAGCCTTGATCCGGGCCTCGCGCGCCATTGCGGATGTGCAAGGCGCTGCGGACTACGGCGTTGTCGTCCCGCCGGGCGCTAAAGTAGATTTCCCGGCAGTCATGGAACGTATGCGCCGCCTGCGTGCCCAGATCAGCCCCAACGACTCGGTCCAACGCTTCAAGAATCTAGGCGTGGATGTCTTTTTGGGGGAGGCCAAATTTACGGGCCCTGATACCGTGGAAATTGAGGGCAAACGGCTTCGTTTTACCAAGGCTGTTATCGCTTCTGGAGCCCGTGCCATAGAGCTGCCGATCCCGGGTCTTAAGGAGGCCGGCTACCTGACCAATGAAACAATTTTTTCCTTGACGGAACTGCCCAGGCGTTTGGCTGTAGTGGGGGCCGGGCCCATCGGCTGTGAGATGGCCCAGGCTTTTCTGCGTTTCGGTTCTGAAGTTTATCTCATGGAGGCTCTGGGTCAAACCCTCATTCGCGAAGATCGTGACGCCGCCCAGATTATTGAGAAAGCGTTCGTAAGAGAGGGAATAAAGTTTTCCTGCAATCACAATGTTGTTAAGGTGGAAAAGCGTGGCGCTGAGAAAGTGGTTTTCACGCAGTGCGATTGCCATAAGGGCGGCATTGCTGTGGATCAGATTCTGGTAGGAGTCGGACGAGCCCCAAACGTGGAGGGACTCAACCTTGAAGCGGTCGCAGTGGAATACGACAAGAAGTCAGGGGTCCATGTTAATGATCGGCTGGAGACCAGCAACCTCAGAATTTACGCGGCGGGTGACATCTGCTCAGCCTACAAGTTCACTCACACGGCAGACGCGACCGCGCGCATCGTCATCCAAAACGCCTTGTTCATGGGACGCAAGAAGGCAAGCGCCTTAACAATTCCCTGGTGTACCTACACCGATCCGGAAATCGCTCACGTCGGCCTTTACGAAAAGGACGCCAAGGAACGAAGCATCCCGGTGGATACCTTTATTCAGGAGTTTAAGGAAGTGGACAGGGCTTTGTTGGATGGCGAGAATGAAGGCATGATTAAGGTTCATGTAGAGAAAGGAACCGATCGGATACTGGGCGCCACTATCGTCGCCCGGCACGCCGGCGAGATGATCAGTGAGATCACTCTGGCCATGACCAATGGGATTGGTCTTAAGGGTATAGCCCAGACGATTCATCCTTATCCCACGCAGGCCGAATGCATTAAAAAAATCGGGGATGCCTACAATCGGACTCGATTAACTCCTTTTGCCAAGACCATTTTAGAGAAATGGTTGAGGTGGAACCGGTAG
- the crcB gene encoding fluoride efflux transporter CrcB: MDTSKLIGLAAGSLAGGFARYFLAGMAYRVFGTGFPHGTFVVNMSGCLLIGLLDGLAEEKFLLGPNARLLLMIGFCGAFTTFSTLILETNNLLKDGEILRAVLNAGGSLLLGLVLLRLGMALGKLI, translated from the coding sequence ATGGACACAAGCAAATTAATTGGATTGGCCGCGGGCAGCCTTGCCGGAGGCTTTGCCAGGTATTTTCTGGCCGGCATGGCCTATCGTGTCTTTGGAACCGGTTTTCCGCATGGAACTTTCGTGGTCAATATGTCGGGGTGTCTGCTGATTGGACTTTTAGACGGCTTGGCTGAAGAAAAATTCCTTTTAGGCCCCAACGCCCGGCTCCTGCTCATGATCGGATTCTGCGGGGCCTTTACCACCTTCTCGACTTTAATTTTGGAAACCAACAATCTTTTGAAGGATGGAGAAATTTTAAGAGCCGTCTTAAACGCCGGCGGGAGCCTTCTCCTTGGCCTCGTCCTGCTTCGCCTGGGAATGGCCTTGGGAAAATTGATATGA
- a CDS encoding TlpA family protein disulfide reductase, with protein sequence MTLLIEKIRNFILRRWRTLITVAMIAGVGYYLGIQQGPQTQDLSQNPRPSADFILPDLQGKPIHLSDFKGKVILLDFWATWCLPCIEELPDLKAVYKKYADKGFVIVGVSLDEAGKEVVVQFVKEHNVPWPVLFAGGADKSPKGYPLRGLPTAYLISPDGMIRKRYTGFKFREELEKDIESLVPIRKGGG encoded by the coding sequence ATGACTCTGCTCATCGAAAAAATAAGAAATTTTATTTTGAGGCGGTGGCGGACTTTGATCACGGTTGCGATGATCGCAGGCGTAGGATATTACCTTGGAATTCAACAGGGGCCGCAAACTCAGGATTTAAGCCAGAATCCCCGTCCATCTGCGGATTTTATTTTACCCGATCTTCAAGGTAAGCCCATTCATCTCTCAGATTTCAAGGGCAAGGTTATTCTTCTTGATTTTTGGGCGACTTGGTGTCTGCCTTGCATCGAGGAGCTGCCGGATCTAAAAGCTGTCTACAAAAAATATGCGGACAAAGGATTTGTGATTGTCGGGGTTTCCTTGGATGAGGCGGGCAAGGAGGTTGTTGTCCAGTTCGTCAAGGAACATAATGTCCCCTGGCCCGTTCTTTTTGCGGGCGGCGCCGACAAATCGCCCAAAGGTTATCCTTTGCGCGGCCTTCCCACGGCTTATTTGATCAGCCCCGATGGAATGATCCGCAAGAGATACACAGGATTCAAGTTTAGGGAGGAGCTTGAGAAGGACATCGAGAGCCTTGTGCCAATTCGAAAGGGAGGCGGTTAA